The sequence below is a genomic window from Pseudomonas cremoricolorata.
CTGGAAACAGCGGCTTACGCCTGGAGCAGGCGATGTACGCGGGCGTTGTTATTGTTCAGGCCCCATCGATGGGGCAAAGGCCGGTGGCCTGCACGTTGATTCCCGAGTGCCGTTTCACTATAAAATGGCCCTCACGCAACAGACACTGGCATTCTGGCAAGCAGAGCGTGCACCCATGCAATATCAGATTACCCATGCCGACCTGACGCTGGTCCTCGCACTGGACCGCGGACGCTCCCTGGCCAAGGCAGCCGAACTGCTCAAGGTCGATGTATCCACGGTTTTTCGCTCGATTCGCCGGCTCGAGTCCGCCTTGGGCAGCGCGTTGTTCGTGAAAAGCCGCAAGGGCTATCTGCCTACCGACACCGCGCAGGCTCTGGCAGAGCAGGCCGAGCGCGCCGAACTGGCCTTGGAAGCTGCACGTATCGCTCTGACCAGCGGTGAGCAGGTAGTCAGCGGCACGGTCCGCCTGACCTGTACCGAAGCGGTGCTGCACGGCCTGCTGCTGCCCGCGCTGGCAGACTTCATGCCTGCGTACCCGGCGCTATCGCTCGAGCTGGGCACCTCCAACACCTTCGCCAACCTCAGCCGGCGCGATGCCGACATCGCCCTGCGCCTGACCAACGCTCCGCCCGAGCATCTGGTCGGCCGCTGCCTGGGCTCGACCTCTTACGTGCTGTGCGGCCGCCCGGAGCTACAGCAAGCCCTGCAGCAAGGGGTGCACAACGTGGCCTGGATCACCCCGGATGACTCCATGGCCGATCACCCCACGGTCGTCTGGCGCAATCAGCATCACCCCGAGCTGATCCCACGCTACCAGTGCAGCGGCATGTCCACCGTGGCGCAGTTGGTGGCAAGCGGCATGGGCGTGGCGGTACTGGCCGACTACATGGTGCCGACCCTGGAGGGTGTCGAGGCGCTGAGCGGGCCACTGCCCGGTTGCGATACTCAACTGTGGCTGCTGACGCGTCCCGACTGTCGCGCGCTGCGTTCGGTGCAGACGCTGTTCGAAGAACTCACTCCGCGGCTGCGCGAGGCGCTGCAACGTTGAGGGGTCAGGCAGCGTCGGCGACAAAACAGCGCTTCCCTATTGGCTGGTGATTTTTTAAACTATCGAGTCCGCCCGCCCATTCTGGGCACGCTCACCGATTTTGCTACCGAGGAACACCATGGCCCGCGTAACCGTCGAAGATTGCCTTGAACACGTGGACAACCGCTTTGAGCTGGTAATGCTGTCCACCAAACGCGCGCGCCAATTGGCCACCGGCGGCAAAGAGCCGCGCGTGGCGTGGGAAAACGACAAACCCACCGTCGTTGCCCTGCGCGAAATCGCCGAAGGCATCATCACTGAAGACTTCCTTGCCGCCGAAGAAATCGTCACCGAAGATCCGGTCTTCGCCGCCTTCGAGGACGAGTCCAACGAGGCCGTCTGATTGCAGCCAGGTCGACGTCGTAGGGTCTCAGAGGTGTACGCATGCCAAGCATAGACGCTCTCGCCGAACGGCTATCGACCTACCTGGGCCCCGACCAGGTCAACCTGGTACGGCGCGCCTATTTCTACGCCGAACAGGCGCACGATGGCCAGCGCCGCCGCAGTGGCGAGCCGTACGTGACCCACCCGCTGGCGGTGGCGAACATCCTGGCCGACATGCACATGGACCATCAGAGCCTGATGGCCGCCATGCTGCACGACGTCATCGAAGACACTGGCATCGCCAAGGAAGCGCTCAGTCAGCAGTTCGGCGAAACCGTCGCCGAACTGGTCGACGGGGTCAGCAAGCTGACCCAGATGAACTTCGAGACCAAAGCCGAAGCCCAGGCCGAGAACTTTCAGAAAATGGCCATGGCCATGGCCCGCGATATCCGCGTGATCCTGGTCAAGCTGGCCGACCGCCTGCACAACATGCGTACTCTGGAAGTGCTGTCGGGGGAAAAACGCCGTCGTATCGCCAAGGAAACCCTGGAAATCTACGCGCCCATCGCCAACCGGCTGGGCATGCACACCGTGCGCGTGGAGTTCGAAGACCTCGGTTTCAAGGCCATGCACCCGATGCGCTCGTCGCTGATCAATCGGGCGGTCAAGAGCGCACGCGGCAATCGCAAGGAAATCGTCGCCAAGATCGAACACTCGCTGGCCAATTGCCTGGCTGCAGATGGCATCGAAGGCGACGTCAGCGGTCGGCAGAAGCACCTCTATGGCATCTACAAGAAGATGCGCGGCAAGCGCCGCGCCTTCACCGAAATCATGGACGTGTACGCCTTCCGCATCGTGGTCGACAAGGTCGACACCTGCTATCGCGTGTTAGGCGCCGTGCACAACCTGTACAAGCCGCTGCCGGGCCGCTTCAAGGATTACATCGCGATCCCCAAGGCCAACGGCTACCAGTCGCTGCACACCACCTTGTTCGGCATGCATGGCGTGCCCATCGAAATCCAGATTCGCACCCGCGAAATGGAAGAGATGGCCAACAATGGCATCGCCGCCCATTGGCTGTACAAGTCCAATGGCGATGAACAGCCCCAGGGCAACCATGCCCGCGCGCGGCAGTGGGTCAAAGGCATCCTCGAGTTGCAGCAGCGCGCCGGGAACTCGCTGGAGTTCATCGAGAGCGTGAAGATCGACCTGTTCCCCGACGAGGTCTACGTCTTCACCCCCAAAGGCCGGATCATGGAGCTGCCCAAAGGCTCCACTGCCGTCGATTTTGCCTATGCCGTGCACACCGACGTCGGCAACAGCTGCATCGCCTGCCGCATCAATCGCCGCCTGGCACCGTTGTCCGAACCGCTGCAGAGCGGCTCGACGGTGGAAATCGTCAGCGCCCCTGGGGCAAGGCCGAACCCGGCCTGGCTCAATTTCGTGGTCACCGGCAAGGCTCGCACGCACATCCGTCATGCCCTCAAGCAGCAGCGCCGCTCCGAGTCGATCAACCTCGGCGAACGCCTGCTCAACAAGGTACTGACCGGCTTCGACAGCAGCCTCGAGCAGATCGCCGCCGAACGCATCCAGCCGATCCTCGACGAGTATCGCCTCGAACTGCTCGAAGACCTGCTCGAAGACATCGGCCTGGGCAACCGCATGGCCTATGTCGTCGCCCGTCGCTTGCTGTCGGCGGAAAGCGAACAACTGCCTGCGCCTGAAGGCCCGCTGGCGATCCGCGGCACAGAGGGCCTGGTGCTTAGCTATGCCAAGTGCTGTACACCCATTCCGGGTGACCCTATCGTCGGTCACCTGTCGGCGGGCAAGGGCATGGTCGTGCACCTGGAAGACTGCCGGAATATCAGCGAAATTCGCCACAACCCCGAGAAATGCCTGCAATTGTCGTGGGCCAAGGACGTCACGGGCGAGTTCAACGTCGAGCTGCGGGTCGAGCTGGAACACCAACGCGGCCTGATCGCCTTGCTGGCCAGCAGCGTCAACGCCGCCGACGGCAACATCGAGAAAATCAGCATGGACGAACGCGACGGCCGTATCAGCGTGGTCCAGTTGGTGGTCAGCGTGCACGACCGCGTGCACCTGGCGCGTGTGATCAAGAAGCTGCGCACCTTGACCGGCGTGGTCCGCATCACCCGTATGCGTGCGTAGTCCGTCAACCGCAAGGAGTCATCATGAGCAAGACTGTCATCAACAGCGACAAGGCCCCCGCCGCCATCGGAACCTATTCCCAGGCGATCAAGGCTGGCAACACCGTTTACATGTCAGGCCAGATTCCCCTCGATCCCAAGACCATGGAACTGGTCGAAGGCTTCGAAGCGCAGACCGTTCAGGTGTTCGAGAACCTCAAGGCGGTCGCCGAAGCGGCGGGCGGTTCGTTCAAAGACATCGTCAAGCTGAACATCTTCCTCACTGACCTCAGCCATTTCGCCAAGGTCAACGAGGTCATGGGCCGTTACTTCGAACAGCCCTATCCGGCCCGCGCCGCCATCGGCGTCGCTGCCCTGCCCAAGGGTGCCCAGGTCGAGATGGACGCCATCCTCGTCATCGAGTGATGCCCGCGTGACGGGCGCTCGAGCCCGTCGCCTCTCCTGCATA
It includes:
- a CDS encoding LysR family transcriptional regulator is translated as MQYQITHADLTLVLALDRGRSLAKAAELLKVDVSTVFRSIRRLESALGSALFVKSRKGYLPTDTAQALAEQAERAELALEAARIALTSGEQVVSGTVRLTCTEAVLHGLLLPALADFMPAYPALSLELGTSNTFANLSRRDADIALRLTNAPPEHLVGRCLGSTSYVLCGRPELQQALQQGVHNVAWITPDDSMADHPTVVWRNQHHPELIPRYQCSGMSTVAQLVASGMGVAVLADYMVPTLEGVEALSGPLPGCDTQLWLLTRPDCRALRSVQTLFEELTPRLREALQR
- the rpoZ gene encoding DNA-directed RNA polymerase subunit omega, translating into MARVTVEDCLEHVDNRFELVMLSTKRARQLATGGKEPRVAWENDKPTVVALREIAEGIITEDFLAAEEIVTEDPVFAAFEDESNEAV
- the spoT gene encoding bifunctional GTP diphosphokinase/guanosine-3',5'-bis pyrophosphate 3'-pyrophosphohydrolase, translated to MPSIDALAERLSTYLGPDQVNLVRRAYFYAEQAHDGQRRRSGEPYVTHPLAVANILADMHMDHQSLMAAMLHDVIEDTGIAKEALSQQFGETVAELVDGVSKLTQMNFETKAEAQAENFQKMAMAMARDIRVILVKLADRLHNMRTLEVLSGEKRRRIAKETLEIYAPIANRLGMHTVRVEFEDLGFKAMHPMRSSLINRAVKSARGNRKEIVAKIEHSLANCLAADGIEGDVSGRQKHLYGIYKKMRGKRRAFTEIMDVYAFRIVVDKVDTCYRVLGAVHNLYKPLPGRFKDYIAIPKANGYQSLHTTLFGMHGVPIEIQIRTREMEEMANNGIAAHWLYKSNGDEQPQGNHARARQWVKGILELQQRAGNSLEFIESVKIDLFPDEVYVFTPKGRIMELPKGSTAVDFAYAVHTDVGNSCIACRINRRLAPLSEPLQSGSTVEIVSAPGARPNPAWLNFVVTGKARTHIRHALKQQRRSESINLGERLLNKVLTGFDSSLEQIAAERIQPILDEYRLELLEDLLEDIGLGNRMAYVVARRLLSAESEQLPAPEGPLAIRGTEGLVLSYAKCCTPIPGDPIVGHLSAGKGMVVHLEDCRNISEIRHNPEKCLQLSWAKDVTGEFNVELRVELEHQRGLIALLASSVNAADGNIEKISMDERDGRISVVQLVVSVHDRVHLARVIKKLRTLTGVVRITRMRA
- a CDS encoding RidA family protein — translated: MSKTVINSDKAPAAIGTYSQAIKAGNTVYMSGQIPLDPKTMELVEGFEAQTVQVFENLKAVAEAAGGSFKDIVKLNIFLTDLSHFAKVNEVMGRYFEQPYPARAAIGVAALPKGAQVEMDAILVIE